In Triticum urartu cultivar G1812 chromosome 6, Tu2.1, whole genome shotgun sequence, the following proteins share a genomic window:
- the LOC125512534 gene encoding putative laccase-9, with amino-acid sequence MAISKIHLVWLLCVALAFGVAAAAVPAHGSGSGSVRCHYDFFIREANYTRLCSEKTILTVNGEFPGPTIFARKGDVVLVNVHNQGDRNVTIHWHGVDQPRNPWSDGPAYITQCPIQPGNTFTYRIIFSEEEGTLWWHAHSDFDRATVHGAIVIHPRRGAAYPFPKPHREVPIILGEWWNRDVGQMLAEALSSGGDFQPSDANTINGQPGDLFPCSSDTTFKLPVEHGKTYMLRIINAALTNEFFFAIAGHRLTVVGTDAAYTKQFTVDHVFIGPGQTKTVLLNADRGRSNHTRYYMAARPYATNPLARFDNSTTTAVLEYIDAPQATAMSDIPALPAINDSAAAEAYSVQLKSLASEEHPVDVPRLVDEHMLITIAVNEIPCTPGELCKGPRNNSLAASLNNVSFEMPSTAILGAYYTSVLLGVAKTNFPDNPAVAFNYTTDDLPLDLRFTARDTRVKLLEYGTVVEVVFQDTSILGSESHPMHLHGYSFYVVGRGAGNFDRHKDPATYNLDDPPYQNTVSVPKAGWAAIRFQAANPGVWFMHCHFERHMVWGMETVFIVKNGKAEEAKIMPPPPNMPKC; translated from the exons ATGGCGATCAGTAAGATACATCTAGTTTGGTTGCTATGTGTGGCCTTAGCGTTTGGTGTCGCAGCAGCTGCCGTCCCCGCTCATGGTTCAGGTTCAGGCAGCGTGCGCTGCCACTACGATTTCTTC ATAAGGGAGGCCAACTACACCCGGCTCTGCAGCGAGAAGACCATCCTGACCGTGAACGGCGAGTTCCCGGGCCCGACCATCTTCGCGCGCAAGGGCGACGTCGTCCTCGTCAACGTCCACAACCAAGGCGACCGAAACGTCACCATCCACTG GCACGGCGTGGACCAGCCGCGGAACCCATGGTCGGACGGCCCGGCCTACATAACGCAGTGCCCCATCCAGCCCGGCAACACCTTCACCTACCGGATCATCTTCTCCGAGGAGGAGGGCACGCTGTGGTGGCACGCGCACAGCGACTTCGACCGCGCCACCGTGCACGGTGCCATCGTCATCCATCCCAGGCGCGGCGCCGCCTACCCCTTCCCGAAGCCGCACCGAGAGGTGCCCATCATCCTCG GGGAGTGGTGGAACCGCGACGTCGGGCAAATGCTCGCCGAAGCCCTCAGCAGCGGTGGCGACTTCCAGCCGTCAGACGCCAACACCATCAACGGCCAGCCCGGTGACCTGTTCCCATGCTCCAGTGACACTACCTTCAAGCTCCCCGTCGAGCACGGCAAGACCTACATGCTCCGCATCATCAACGCGGCGCTCACCAACGAGTTCTTCTTCGCCATCGCCGGGCACCGCCTCACGGTGGTGGGCACCGATGCCGCCTACACCAAGCAGTTCACAGTCGACCACGTCTTCATCGGGCCGGGCCAGACCAAGACCGTGTTGCTCAACGCCGACCGTGGCCGCTCAAACCACACGAGGTACTACATGGCGGCAAGGCCGTACGCGACCAACCCGCTCGCCCGCTTCGACAACAGCACGACCACCGCCGTCCTGGAGTACATCGACGCGCCGCAGGCCACGGCGATGTCGGACATCCCCGCCCTGCCGGCCATCAACGACAGCGCGGCGGCGGAGGCCTACTCGGTGCAGCTCAAGTCCCTCGCCAGCGAGGAGCACCCGGTGGACGTGCCCCGGCTCGTCGACGAGCACATGCTCATCACCATCGCGGTCAATGAGATCCCCTGCACGCCCGGCGAGCTGTGCAAGGGCCCCCGCAACAACAGCCTCGCGGCGAGCCTCAACAACGTCAGCTTCGAGATGCCCAGCACGGCCATCCTTGGCGCCTACTACACCTCGGTGCTACTGGGCGTCGCCAAGACAAACTTTCCCGACAACCCGGCGGTGGCTTTTAACTACACCACCGACGACCTCCCTCTAGACCTCAGGTTCACGGCGCGCGACACAAGGGTGAAGCTGCTGGAGTACGGCACCGTGGTGGAGGTGGTTTTCCAGGACACGTCCATCCTCGGTAGCGAGAGCCACCCCATGCACCTTCACGGGTACAGCTTCTACGTGGTAGGGAGAGGGGCTGGTAACTTTGACAGGCACAAGGACCCGGCGACGTACAACCTCGATGACCCGCCGTACCAGAACACGGTCTCCGTGCCCAAGGCTGGCTGGGCCGCAATCCGCTTCCAGGCGGCGAATCCAG GTGTATGGTTCATGCATTGCCATTTCGAGCGACACATGGTCTGGGGGATGGAGACCGTGTTTATTGTGAAGAACGGCAAGGCAGAAGAAGCTAAGATCATGCCACCACCTCCAAATATGCCAAAGTGCTGA